A segment of the Aureimonas sp. SA4125 genome:
GAGCTGTGGCAGCCGAAGGTGGCTGGACTTGTCTCCACCACGCCGCTAGCAAAGACGCATGAAACAGAACACGCTTTATCTTCTCCTCGGCGCCCTTTTGGTCGTCGTCATTGGTCTCGGCATCTATGTCTATCGCGAGGAGACCAAGCCACAGGGCGTGGAACTCAAGATCGACGACAGCGGCATCTCGCTCGAAGGCCAGTAGTTTCTCAAGCGGTGCCCGGTGCCAGTCGACCGTCAAAGCATGCGGCCGCCGATTTCTAGGAACGGCGGCCTTTTCGTGCGCGAAACCGCAGGCCGGCGAACTCTCTAAAGCTCGGCGTCTCGGCAAGCTGGCAGCGCTGTCGATTACGTCTTCCAGGTGCGACCGAGAACGCTCAGCCAGTTTCGCCAGGCGATTTTTTCCAGGAGCGCCGCGCTGTAGCCGGCTTGCGAGAGATGCTCGAACAACAGCGGCAGCCCCGCCGCCGAGCCGATGACCTGCGGGATCAGCGCGCCGTCGAAATCCGAGCCGAGTGCGATGCCGTCCTCGCCGAGAACCTCCAGCATCGCATCGAGATGCCGCCGCATCGTCTCGAGTGGCGTATCGGCATCCATCCGCCCATCGGCGCGCAGGAAGCCGGTGGCGAAATTGAGACCCACCACACCCTTCGACCGGGCGACAGCGTCCAATTGCGGGCCGGTCAGGTTGCGGCTGACGCCCGACAGGGCGTGGACGTTGGAGTGCGTCGCCACGAGCGGCGCGTCGGAGAGGTCGGCGACCTCCCAGAAACCGGCCTCGTTCAGATGCGACAGGTCGAGAAGGATGCCAAGCTGGTTGCAGCGGGCGACGAGCCGCCGGCCGGCTTCGGTCAGGCCCGGCCCGGTATCGGGGCTCGAGGGAAAGCGCATCGGCACGCCGTGGCCGAAATGGTTCGGCCGGCTCCACACCATGCCGACCGATCGCAGGCCCGCGGCATGGAGCACGTCGAGCATGCAGAGGTCAGGATCGATCGCTTCGGCGCCCTCGATGTGGAGGACGGCGGCAAGGCTCTCGCGGGCGATCGCCGCCTCGATATCGGCGACGCTGCGGCAGACCGTCAGGCGCCCGGCCGACGCTTCCTCCAGGCGAAAGAGGATCGACGCCATGGCAATGGTGGAGTCGAGACCGAAAGGATGCACCAGCGGCTCGGGCAGCGGCAGGTCGTAGCCCGACATCGCCATCCGCGCCGACAGGTCGTCGCTGCGCGGCGACGGCGGGAAGATCGCGAACAGGCCGCCGACGAGCCCGCCCGCGCGCGCCTTCAGAAGATCGATATGCGCGTCCGATCCGCCCGTGAGGAAGGCATCGAAGGCCTTCCCCGTGGGGTCCTGGTAGATGCGCAGCAGCGCGTCGTTGTGACCGTCGAAGACCTGCATGGATTTCCCTCTTGTCGCTGTCGCCGCCGGCTGAAGGCTGGTCGCCCTCAGGCGCCCGAGACCCGCCAGATGACGTCGCCGACGTCGTCGGCGACGAGAAGCGCGCCGTCCGGCCCGAGCGCCACGCCGACGGGCCGGCCGTAGGAGCTCTTCTCGTCCGGCGCGAGGAAGCCCGACAGGATATCGCGCGGCGGGCCGGAGGGCTTTCCGTTCTCGAAGGGCACGAAGACGACCTTGTAGCCCGACAGCGTCGAGCGGTTCCACGAGCCGTGCTGGCCGATGACCATGCCCTCGGGAAAACCGGGCAGCGTGCCGGCCGGCAGCCAGCAGAGGCCGAGCGAGGCCGTGTGGCCGCCGAGCGCGTAGTCCGGGCGGATGGCGGTCGCAACCAGCGCCGGATCCTGTTTCACCCGCTCGTCCACCGTCTGGCCCCAGTAGCAATAGGGCCAGCCGTAGAAGCCGCCGTCGCGGACGGACGTCAGATAGTCCGGCGGCGTCTCGTCGCCGATGCCGTCGCGCTCGTTCACGACCGTCCAGAGCGACCCGGTCGAGGGCTCGATGGCGAGGCCGACGGGATTGCGCAGACCGCCGGCGAAGATGCGGGCCGACCCCGTGGCGAGATCGAGCTCGTAGATCGCCGCCCGCCCCTCTTCGGCTTCCATGCCGTTGTCGCCGATATTGCTGAGCGAACCGACGCCGGCATAGAGCTTTTGCC
Coding sequences within it:
- a CDS encoding sorbosone dehydrogenase family protein translates to MSFTDVFARVVAQVGAAAIVLRRQDGRSQAQALGTAPAIPKARPQGSLPTLKMPTAKGWTGNQTPVAAPGLKVNAFARDLKHPRWIHTLPTGEVLVAEAMGEDMSVKSVFDYAMQATMKRAAAIGVSMNRITLFRDGDGDGVAEVRQTFLDGLNRPFGMALVGETFYVGNTDGVFAFPYAPGSTRITAPGRRLTTFKPGGHWTRSLLASADGQKLYAGVGSLSNIGDNGMEAEEGRAAIYELDLATGSARIFAGGLRNPVGLAIEPSTGSLWTVVNERDGIGDETPPDYLTSVRDGGFYGWPYCYWGQTVDERVKQDPALVATAIRPDYALGGHTASLGLCWLPAGTLPGFPEGMVIGQHGSWNRSTLSGYKVVFVPFENGKPSGPPRDILSGFLAPDEKSSYGRPVGVALGPDGALLVADDVGDVIWRVSGA
- a CDS encoding dipeptidase codes for the protein MQVFDGHNDALLRIYQDPTGKAFDAFLTGGSDAHIDLLKARAGGLVGGLFAIFPPSPRSDDLSARMAMSGYDLPLPEPLVHPFGLDSTIAMASILFRLEEASAGRLTVCRSVADIEAAIARESLAAVLHIEGAEAIDPDLCMLDVLHAAGLRSVGMVWSRPNHFGHGVPMRFPSSPDTGPGLTEAGRRLVARCNQLGILLDLSHLNEAGFWEVADLSDAPLVATHSNVHALSGVSRNLTGPQLDAVARSKGVVGLNFATGFLRADGRMDADTPLETMRRHLDAMLEVLGEDGIALGSDFDGALIPQVIGSAAGLPLLFEHLSQAGYSAALLEKIAWRNWLSVLGRTWKT